GTTGAGTTCGTCGGCGATCTGACGGAAGAAGGCGACCTTCTGCTCCTTGGTGTTTCCGACGGTGCTGGTGACCTGGATGATGATGAGGTCGGGTGTGCGCTTGATGTCGAGGAAGTTGGGGTCGTAGACGAAGTTGTCTGGCTTGTGCTCGCCGATGACCATAAAGCGGTCGCCATCGGGTGCCTTGAGGACGCCTACGATTCCTTCATAGACGACGTCGGCGACGGTAGCGCGGTACTCGGGGGTTTTTCCTTGAGCGAGATCGATGCGTGCGAATGGCATATGAGACTCCTTGGGGTGAGGCTTTTGTTTCTGAAAACCTACCGGCCACTTGGTCGGTTAGTGAGTAGACGCTACCTGCCACTTGGTAGATTCACCAATTCGGAATAAAATTTGCAAGAGCTTCCCGCTCATCTTGCGGGCCGCAAAGAGGCGACAGAGTGAGTACGGATTCCCGGGAGAAGATTTTGACCGCCGCCAGATTGGTGGCGCAGGCGCATGGATATAACGGACTCAACTTTCGCGATCTGGCGGAGGATGTGGGGATCCGGGCCGCGAGCATCTACCACCACTTTCCGAGCAAGGCGAGCCTCGCTGAGGCGGTGGCGAAGCGCTATTGGCAGGACTTCGCGGCGGTCTTGGAAGATCTCCTCGCCAAATCGCATGATCCGATCGCTGCTTTGCGGCGGTATCCGGAGACGTTTCGCTGGGCGCTGGAGAACGAGAACCGCATGTGCCTGAGCGGCTTTATGGCAGCCGAATACGACGACCTGCCAGAGACGGTGCGGAAAGAGGTCCAGGCCTTTACCGACGTCAACGTTGCTTGGCTGAGTAAGGTCCTGTCGGCGGCGAAGGTGGTGAGCGGCAAGAAGGTTGAGTCGCGCGCGCGGGCTATCTTTGCGGCGGTGGCCGGCGCTCAACTGTTGGCGCGGAGTCGGGCAGATATCACTGTTTATGACGCCGTGATCAACAGCTATCGGGCGGCTGGGCTTCTACCGGAGTGATCGATCTGAAAGCTGCTCTCATGTAAATCGCTACTGGATAGCTAGTGGCTCTTTTCGACGGAGCAGAACGTAGGCTCCTACGAGAGCCGCGATGCATCCTGCAAGCGCCGCAATACCGAGTGTCCAGCGCGGGCCGAAGTGGTTGGCGACCCAGCCGAGGATGGGAGCGCCAATGGTCATTCCGCCAAGTCCCATTCCGAGTCTCAAGGCCATGACTCTTCCTCGCATGGAGCGTTCTGTCGCAAGCTGCATGATGCTGTTGGTGCCATTGGCGAAGATCAATACAGCTGCGCCGCTGAGCGCGAGAGCTGCGGCGAAGGTCCAGTATCCAGGAGAGAATGCGCCGAAGGTGCATCCCAGAGCGAAGACTGCGGCTCCGGCGAGGAGAGAGGCTGGGCTTGCTCGTTTCTGAGAAGCAGCGAAGAGAGCTCCTGAGAGAGTGCCTACGGCCATGATGGAGGAGAGCAGCCCGAAGCCTTGTGCGTCGGAGTGAAAGACGTTGACGGCCATGGTGGAGATGAAGATGGGAAAGTTGAAGCCAAAGGTGCCGATGAGCAACAGCATGAGAAGGATCGCCCTGAGGTCTGGCTTGCCCCAGACGTAGCGAAGTCCCTCGCGAAATCCGGAGGCGCTGCGATGTGCTCTTGCGCTGGCGCGCAGTTCGGAGAGGCGGAAGAAGGCCATCGACAGCAGAACGGCTGCGAAGGAGAGGCCGTTGAGAAGGAACGCCCATCCTATGCCGACCCTTGCGATGAGCAGACCGGCGACGGCGGGACCGATCATCTGGGCCGCGTTGAATGAGGTCGAGTTCAGTGCGACGGCGTTGGGTAGATCCTCGTCCCCGACCATCTCCGCGACGAAAGTCTGTCGCACCGGAGCGTCGAGCGCGGCTGCCGAACCCGACAGGAAGGCGAAGACGTAGACATGCCAGAGGCGGACGACTCCCGCGATGGTGAGAACTCCCAGCGCGAGGGCAAGCACGCCCATGGTTGCCTGGGTAAGTAGTAATAGCTTGCGCTGGTTGAGGCGGTCGGCGGCCGAACCTGTCCATGGCAGGAAGAGGAGCTGCGGCGCAAACTGGAGGCCCATCACGATGCCTAGCGCGGAAGCATCGTGATGGGTGAGTTGCGTGAGCACAAGCCAGTCCTGGGCGACGCGCTGGATCCAGGTGCCGATGTTGGAGATCAGGCTGCCCGCTGTCCATAGGCGAAAGTTGAAGCTCTTGAGAGATCGAAAGATGCCGGGTACTGTTTTCTTCATGGGCGCGAAGGCGCATTGCCGCCGTGGAAGTGTCCGAAGTGACGTGCAGCAAAGAGGCTGATGAGCAGCGCTCCGAGAGCGAACGCGAGGATGTGGCTTGTTGCGCGCGCATCAAAGATGCCGACGTGGGCTATCAGCAGATAACCCACCGCTGCGTTGAAGAATCCCCAGATGACGTTGACCGTTGATGAGGAGAGGCCTATGCCGGAAGGTTTGGCGAAGGGAGTCTGGAAGGCACGCCCCATCGTGCCGGAGACAAGATGAGGAATGGCGTTTGCGGCAAAGATTCCGCCAAAGAAGTAGGAGACAAGCCAGGGCCAGGTCATGATGCAGCGCTCCTTTGTTTCGACATGTTTCTGACAGGGTTTCGAGCAGCGAGATAATCTCTGTCGTTAACCCTGTTTCGCCGAGGCGAGGGAAGACGTTTATGAGGCTGTATTGGTGTGCCTCCGAGCGAATGTCGGTCATTGCGTCGGTTGCGAGGGTTACATTGAATCCCTGCTCGTAGGCCTGCCGGGCGGTGGCTTCCACGCCGACCGATGTTGCGATCCCGGTTACGACGACCTGGGTGATGCCTCGGGCCCTGAGCTGTTTCTCAAGGTCTGTTGTCGCGAAGGCTCCCCAGCTTCGCTTGGTGACGACGAGGTCGTTCGGCTGTTGATCGAGTTCCGGGAGAAGATCGGTCCAGCCATCAGGAAATGACATGTTGGTGCGCGGACCCTGCTCCGTCCGGCCCGGTGCCCGGCCCGCTACGTTGACCAGCACTACGGAAAGCTTCTTTGCGCGGAAGATATTTAGCAGAGCGCGCGTCCGGTCGATGATCCCGGCGATGGGATGAAGGAAGTCGCCAGTGGCGATGCCTTTCTGCAGGTCAATGACGATCAACGCGGTGTTGGGGTCGAGTGTTGTGACTGGCATGAGTCTGGTTTCCTCGGTGTTAGAGCGGACAGAGCGGTTCAGTCCTCGACGAGTCTGGTGAGCAGCTGGAGCGCGGCCTGAAGTTGCTTCTGCTCCTGGATGGAGAGCTTCCGGGAGATGGTTGTGGTGAGCCAGTCCTGGCTCGCGGCCCGGCGGTCTTCAACCCACTTCAGGTATTTGGGCGTGAGAGACATCAGGGTTTGGCGACCGTCGCTGGGGTCGGGCGTGCCACGCACGAGGCCGGACGTCTGCAGCGGCGTCACGATGGCGCTCATGGACTGCGGGCGCATGCCTTCAACCCGCGCCAGACTGGATACGGTGGCCGCACCGTCTTGTTCGAGGCGAAGAAGAACGGAGGCCTGTGACGGGGTCAGATCGTTGTCGCCACCCTGCTCGCGCACGCGTTGCTTGAGCTTGCGGAATATCGCACGGAGTTCAGAGGCAAGCGTCCAGGCGAGTTTGGGTTGCGGAGATGACTTTCGAAGGCTCACGAGAGCAATATCGCATATATACAGTTTAGCTGTAAAGTTTGTCTGTATATACTGAAGCATTCCTTTGGCCGGTTATCTCGTTGTCTTGCGGCGGGAAACGTTCGCACCGCATTGTTACTGTTCCGGCAATGGAATGCGTGTATACTCAGCGCGATTCGGCTCTGCTATTTTTTGCGAGAGATTTACATCGCGACTCTGGAGACTCCCCCGATGAAGCAACGAATTCTGGCATTGATCGTCATTGCAACTCTGTGCGCCGCACAGCCTGCTTTCGCATGGTTCAACGGCGGGCACGAGCTTGCCGCCTATATCGCTTACCAAAAGCTGACGCCTGCGACCCGCGCGCGTGTGGATGCGCTGATCAAGCTGAATCCCATGTATGGGCAGTGGACCGTAGATGTGGAGAACAGCAGGAAGCCGCTGGTTGCTTTCATGAAGGCCGCGACCTGGGCGGACTGCATCAAGCAGGCGAGCTGCGCGGCTGGTTACACGAGCGATGGTGGCAACACGCCTCCTGGCAATCCAACTGACGATCAGAACATCGGGTATGCCGACAAGCTGATGCACCAGTACTGGCACTTCGTCGATACTCCTTACTCGGCCGGAGCGCCGGGCCAGCCGGCGAAGACGCCCAATGCGTTGACCGAGATTGAGAAGCTGTCGGCTGCGATCGAGACGGATGAGTCTGACGACATCAAGTCGTACGATCTTGTCTGGCTGGAGCACCTGGTGGGGGACATTCATCAGCCACTTCATGCGACGTCGCGGTTCACCGTGAATCACCCGCAGGGCGATGCAGGAGGTAACTTCATCTACTTCTGTGCCAAGCCGTGTAGCGATGAACTGCACGCTTACTGGGATGGATTGTTCGGCGATACGCCTACTATTCAGCAGCTTTCAGAGAACGCGACAGTTCTGCTCGGCCATCCCAAGCCTGCGGGAGCGGAGTCTCTCGATGTTGCATCGTGGGTCACGGGCAGCTTCGACTTCGCCAAATCAGCCGTCTACACGACGCCGATCAGCGAGGACAATGATCCGACGGTGAAGCTTTCTCCACGCCCGGATGCGCACTATCGGTCGGAGGCAAATCGCGTTGCCAATGAACAGATCCTCAGGGCTGGCTACCGCCTGGCGAATCTGCTGAATACAAAGCTCAAGTAGACTGCAGCGCTAACGATTCAGGATCGATGGGCGAAGGCGACCGACGGGCCAGCGGTTTGGTCGGCTTCGTCCCCGAGATTCATGGCGGCGATGAGACCGCTCTTCATGGTGAAGAGGTGAAGGACTTCGCTGGCTGCGAGCACGTCACCTTGAAGGCTCTTGACGAGTTGATGCACCTGGACCCGAACCCTGTCTCCACCTTCTTCGATCATCGCGAGTGGTTCGACGTGGGGATCGAACTCGGCCCATTGCCGTGTCCAATAGGCGCGGATCTCTTCTTTACCGAAGATTTTGCCGCCCTCGGAAGCCTTGGGCCAGCTCACGTCTTCGGTCATCAGTGCCAGGGCACCGGCGATGTCGCGCTGGTTGAATGCGGTGTAGGCCTGCTCGATGATCGTGTTGGTGTCGGCCATTTATCCTCCCTGTGACGTTTGCGTTGAACTCGATTCTTATTATCGGGTCAGAGTGCGATTCAGACGAATCGTACGTGTGCTCTGACTCATCCCTTACGCAGGAGAGACAATGGAAAACCTCGAAGAAATTAAGCGCGCGCCGGCGGAACTTGGAATTCACGATTTGATTGCGAGCCGGTGGTCGCCGCGGGCCTTCAGCGATAAGCCTGTGAGCGCTGACGATCTGACCAAGATCTTTGCAGCCGCTTCATGGGCGGCTTCTTCCACTAATGAGCAGCCGTGGCGGTTTCTGATTGGTCGCAAGGGGGATGAGACGTTCGCGAAGATCCTCGATTCACTGGTTGAGTTCAACCAGTCGTGGGCGAAGAGTGCTCCGGTGCTGGTGCTTTCGGTAGGAAAGCTGACTTTTTCGCCTGGTCCGTATGGTGGCGGGGCGAACGTTTACGCGTTGCATGATACTGGGGCAGCTTCGGCGAATATGTCGCTACAGGCTGCGGCGCTCGGATTGCATACGCATGGGATGGGAGGATTCGACAGAGAGAAGGCGCGGGCGAGCTTCGGGATTCCGGAGGACTTTGAGATTGGGGCGGTTTGGGCGCTGGGGTATCTGGGAGAGCCGGGCTCGCTGCCGGAGGGGCTGAAGGCTCGGGAGCTGGCGGAACGGACGCGCAAGCCGGTGGAGGAGTTTGTGTTTCGGGAGTGGGAGGTTGCGGCGGAGTTGTAACGGTCTAGCAGCTTCAGGCCGGACTAGGAGGTGGTACCAGGGTTCCCACATCTGGCGATGAAGAGCGCCAGATGTGGAACTCTGCAAGAGCAGATTCCCTTCGGGAATGACAAAACAAATTACGTGGTTTTCTTCGGGCGTTTGTAGAAGGGGAGCGGTACTACCTTGGCGGGGACTAGTTGGCCGCGGATCTCTACTGCTAGCTCTGTGTCGACAGCGGTGTAGTCGAGCGGGACGAAGGCCATGGCGATGGCCTTCTTGAGGAAGGGTGAGGGGCCGCCGCTGGTGATCTCGCCGATGCGTTCGCCAGAGGGCGTGGCTACGGGGTAGCCGTCGCGACCGAAGCCTCGGCCGGTGATTTCGAGGCCGACTAGTTTGCGCTCGGGGCCGCGGGCTTCCTGGATGGCGAGGAGGGCGTCCTTGCCGACGAAGCTGGGCTTGTCGAGCTTGGCGTAGCGGCCGAGGTTGGCCTCGAAGACGTTGATCGTGTCGGAGATCTCGTGGCCGTAGAGGGCCATGCCGGCTTCGAGGCGGAGGGTGTTGCGTGCGCCCAGGCCGCAGGGGAGGATGCCGAACTCGGCGCCGGCTTCGAGGACCTCGTTCCAGACGCGCTCGCTGGTGGTTTCGTCCGAGGGGATGTAGATCTCGAAGCCGTCTTCGCCGGTATACCCCGTGCGGGCGATCATGACGTTGTAGAGATTGCCGGACTTGAGCGTGAGCTGGCCCCAGGTGAACCAGTAGTTCTTGATGGTGGAGAGGTCTGTATTTGTGAGTTTTTGCAGGGTTTCAGCCGCTCGGGGGCCCTGGATAGCTAGCTGGGTGTAGTAGTCGGAGAAGTCGTTGATGTGGACCGAGGGCATGTGGCCGATGGTCTGGCGGACCCACTGGATGTCCTTCTCGCGGGTGCCGGCGTTGATGACGATGAGGTAGTCATTGTCGGAGAGCTTGTGGACGATCACGTCGTCGACGAAGGTGCCGTTGGGGTAGAGCATGGCGGAGTAGTGGGCCTGACCGATCTGGAGCTTCGAGGCGTCGTTCATGCAGAGCTGCTGGACGGCGGCGAGGGAGCCGGGGCCGCGGAGCTGGATGTCGCCCATGTGGGAGACGTCGAAGAGGCCGACGGCGGTGCGGACGGCGAGGTGCTCGGCGGTGAGGCCGGAGTATTCGACGGGCATGTCCCAGCCGCCGAAGTCGACCATTTTTGCTTTGCAGGAGCGATGGGTGGCGTTTAGGGCGGTCTTGCGGAGAACGGGAGCAGCGGTGAGAGTGGCCATGTCGATCCTTCGCCGGCGACAGTTGCCGGAGATTTTAGGGTAGCACTTTGGAACGGCGTTTCAGTGCGGGCGGAGCTCGTCGACCTGATGTCGGAGAGCGGCGTAGATGGCGTCGGTGGGTGGGCCTTGAGACTGCCAGCGGACGTCGCCGCGTTCATCGACGAGGAGGATGTAAGGAGCATCGGGATTGGAGTAGTGGACGAGGCTGCGCCATGCCGATTCGTTGTCTGTGATGGGCAGGAAGTGAGGCTTGCCGCGATCGGAGACGGAGGCCTTGATGCGTCCTTCGACGAAGCCGCGAAGCAGCTTGGGGACGGAGGCGAGGACGGGCATCTCGTAGTATGCGACGTTGGGAGAGTCGTAGAAGTCGCCTGCGAGTTTCTTGCCCCAGGTGGTGACGGCGTCGCGCGAGTCCTGGCTGAAGCCGATGACAAAGATTCCGACCTTGCCGTGTAGCGCCTGCGGCAGGTCGACCTTTACATCAGCGAATGTGGTTCCGTGGACCGCGGGGATGCGATCTCCGCCTTGGGGAACGGTGGCTGCGCTGAGCGACGCCGATAGGGTGACGGTGGCAGCGATGGTCGCGGTTGCGGCACTGAAGCGCTTCCGAGGCCTGAGGGTGGGGTTTCCGGACATGAGCACTTGGACGTGGAGGGACCGGACGTTGTCTTACAAGTCGCCGGGGTGAGGCTGAGAAGTTGAAGTGGAGTCAAAATGCGGGAGCTTAAGTTTCGATATCTCACGCGATCCGCTATTTCCGGTAGGCGCGGACGAAGCTGCTGATGCAGAAGTAGCCGAAGACGGCGGCCATGGCGACGAAGGCGAGGAAGTGGAGGTGGTCGTCGTGGTTGATCGGGGTGGAATGGAAGTCGGCGCGGTGGGTCCAGGCGGCTTGACCGGCGAAGAGGGCAAAGAGGCCGAAGAAAGAGCCGGTGATCTCCAGCCAGAGCACGCCGGAGAGCTTCTTGATGGGACTCCAGACGGAGTCTCCGAAGCGCTTGCTGCCCCTGGCGACGTTTCGGCTGGTCTCGCGGGCCTTGACCCGAGCTTGAATGGTGACGTGCGCGGCTGTACGGGCGGCTTCTGCGATAGGGTCGCTGGCCGGTTGCGCCGCCCGTTGCGTCGAGGAGGCAGGTGGCGCTGGGCGAGGCGGCTGCGGCGCTGGCTTTCGGACGGGCGTGGGGTTTGGGGCGGTCGCGGCGTCCACGGCACCGGCGATTGCCTTTGCGGCATGGCGGGCACCGAATCCTAACGCGCGGCCGAAGCGAACGGAGTCCATGGGAGAAGTGTAGCGGTTTTGGAGGGCAGCTTGTCAGAGGGAGAGCGAGCGAATGGCGTGCTTGATGCAGAACGGCGGTCATTTCAGCCGCATACATCCCATTTATCCTCCCAAAAGACGCGAGGATGGATAGGGCACCCGAACCGGTAGGGCGCAGGTCAGATTGCTGGCGCTCTCCACTCGCAAGTCAGCGCGACGGCTGCAACGGGAGGCGGCGAGGTGGCATCCCACGTAACTTGCCGGTGTGATGCTCATGTGCCGGTCAGGAGAATACGAGATGAAGAAGGCTATCTTTTTGATTGGTGGGATTTGCGGTGTTGCCGCGGGAGTTGTCGTTGCCCTCGTGAGGCAGCCCAAGCCGGTAAAGCTTCTGGCACATCAACTTGAAGAGGCGTGGGCGGACTACCATACGGTCGCTTGACGGGCTGGCCTGGGGCCGTGCGAGATGTTCCTCGAATAGGGCATTGCGGCGGGCGGGCGACCCGCGTATCGTACATAGAAGTGAAGTGCAGGTCAGCCTTGCACGCAATGCCGTTCCAGCCTAGCTTTGCCCGGCGGAATACCCGATGCGTGGTCACTCGCGAGTTCCATCGCAGGACGTTCGATCTCAGTTGGTTCTATTTCGGACGGTTTCGATTGGAACAACAGGCAGCCCGGAGGTGGCATTGAATCAGAAGGTCAAAAAGCTCATTCAGAAGTTAGGCGAAGCGATCCACGAGTCCGTTTCGGAGTCGGAGAACATCGCTGGCGTGGTCAAGAACATTCGTGAGCAGGGTTTCGATGTTCTGCTGATGCTTGAGGCGACCATTGGTCTGAACGAAGTGGAAGAGGAAGAAGAGGTCACGGCGGAGGATTCGACCGATGAGCGTGCGGAGGGTCCATTCACGAAGAACGACTTGAGCTTCCTCCGGTCTTTGCGGATCAGCCTTTCTGAAAATGAGGTTGAGGCCGGCCCGAGCCAGTTGATGCCGCCGGGTTCTTCAGACGGTAGCGCAACCGGCGAGCACTCAGCTAACTAAGTCGTCTGCAGCCGGATCCTCGGGTCAGGCGATGTCGCTGTACTGTCCTTGATTTCGCTGGATCTCTCGGTGCGTCTGAATCGGTTAGGTAGCGCGGTCGCGGGGTGGGCGACGGTGCGACCCTTGTTGTCGGCTCACGGGCCTTTGCGCGGACGTAGTCCAATCGCAACTCTCATATGGTAGACTCCGGCATTCCTAGACGTGATGAAGAAATCCTGCATCGGACACTAGGACAGCTAAGTCTATGGATTGAGAGGTTGGCGAAGTTATGAGAGATACCTTAGGAGTTCTGCTGGCCGGTGGCGCAGGCGAGCGTTTGTTCCCGCTGACGCGCGACCGGGCAAAGCCGGCCGTTCCGTTTGCGGGCCAGTACCGGATCATCGACATCACCCTATCGAACTGCATCAACTCCGACCTTCGCCGGGTGTACATCCTTACGCAGTACAAGGCGCTTTCGTTGAACCGCCATATCCGTGAAGGCTGGGGGCCGGTGGTTGCGAATGAGCTTGGTGAGTTCATTGAGATCCTGCCGCCGATGCAGCGCGTGAGCAAGAACTGGTACACGGGCACAGCGGACGCGGTATATCAGAATATCTACTCGATCGGTGCCGAACAGCCGAAGTACGTGATCATCCTTTCGGGCGACCATATCTACAAGATGAACTACGGACTGATGCTTGATCAGCATCGGGAGTCTGGCGCGGCTGTGACGCTGGCTACGCTGCCCATCCGTCCAGAGGAAGTCAGACAGTTCGGCGTGGTGGAAGTGGCGCGTAATGGCGAGGTCACTGGCTTCGAGGAGAAGCCAACGGAGACCAAGATGCGGTCGCCGTTCATGCCGGAGATGGTGGACGCGTCGATGGGCATCTACATCTTCAATACGGACGTGCTGCTGCCGGAACTGATCAAGGACGCTGAAGATCCGACCTCGAAGCACGACTTTGGGCATAACATCCTGCCGAACATCCTGGGCAAGTACAAGATGTGCGCTTACAACTTCGTGGACGAGAACAAGCAGAAGGCGCTCTACTGGCGTGATGTGGGAACGCTGGAGGCGTACTACGAGGCGAACATGGATGTAGCGACGGTTTCGCCTACGTTCAACCTGTACGACAAGAGCTGGCCGATGCGGACACGGTCGTATCAGTATCCGCCGGCGAAGTTCGTCTTCGGTGAGCCGGGCAGAACGGGCATGGCGATCAACTCGATCGTCTGTTCGGGATCGATCGTCTCGGGAGCGGTGGTGCGGAACAGCGTGCTGTCGCAGGATGTGCGTGTGAACTCCTATGCGGATGTGGACTCGAGCGTGATCTTTACTCACGTCAACATCGGGCGGCACTGCCGGATTCGGCATGCGATCATCGACCGCGATGTGCATATTCCGGACGGAACGGTGATTGGATACGATCCGGTCGAGGACAAGAAGAACTACTTCGTCTCGCAGAACGGGCTGACGGTGGTGACTAGGGACTATTCGGTGTATGAGAATCCCGTGTCGCCGGACTTTCTGCAACCAGGGGGGACCTGGTAAGAGGTCGTTGGCGTCAAGAAGGTGGGCGGAGAGGATATCCTCTCCGCCCATTCTCTTGATGCAAGAGTCTTACTGCTTGCCGAAGCGGTAGATGACGCCGGCGGATATGGCGAAGAACTCGCGGTACTCGGTGCCGAAGTGCTCGATGATGAGATCGGGCTGGAGCCGGAAGGCGAGGTTCTTCGAGCGGTTGTAGTCGAGGCTGCCGCCGAAGGCTCCGATGGGCTTGGTGCGGTCGGTGTAGAGACCGACGTCATAGTTCGTTGGACCTTCAAACTGGCCATGGGCAACGCCAATGAGAGCGTGGTAGTCGACTGCGGCGTAGTGGTTTTTCGGTCCGCGGTACTGGACTCCGGCCATGCCCGCGTTCAGGAAGACGAGTTGGCGGCTGGGCCGGAAGCTGGCGGGGCTGGGCAGGACGGGGGTGGTTCCGCCCTCAAAGCGATAGTCGCCAGCGATGCCGAGACGGCTGGTCAGCCAGTAGGTGCCCATCAATTCGCCGCCGCCAAGGTTCATGCGTTTGGGAAGGTCCTGGCCGGCCTGGAAGTTCATGAAATTGATGCCACCGTAGACCTCGTACTTGTTGTCGTAGGTGGCCTGCGCTGCGGGGCCGATCTTTCCGTTCTGCGCCTGGGCTGAGGTTGCGAGTGTTGCCATTGCAAGGGCGGCTGCGGCAAAGGCCGCGAATACGGCTAACTTTCCTTTGGGCCCGGCGGTACGGCTATGCGCTTCTGCTGCCGGGGCGGTCATCAATCTCAGCATTGTTCTCCAGATCTGTCTGCGAAGTTTCGTGAATCGCGTTCTGTATCCAAGATATACCGTTTCGGCTGCATCTGGCCCGGTGGCGGCATCGTAGTTCAAGAGGGGCTGCTGCGGTGAAGCCGAAGCAGCGATCCTTATGCGACAATGAAGGCTATCGGCAGGCTTCTGCAGTAGGCCGGGAGTGGGAGAGTATACGATGGGCGATCTATTTCAACCTACGCACCTGATGGTGATTGGAATTGTGCTGCTGGTGCTGTTCGGCGGCAAGAAGCTGCCAGAACTCGGCAAGGGACTGGGCGAAGGGCTTCGTGGCTTTAAGGACGGCATGAAGGGTGTGACGGAAGACCCGGCCAAGCCTGGTGATACGGCCCACACGGTTACACCGAAGGCGGAAGAGTCCGTCAAATAGCGTTGTACGGTGTGTGTTTTACGTTGTAAGTGCGGCAGTCGCTAGAGAGTGATCATGACGACCGCGGCTGCGGCGATAGCCATACCGAGGCCCTGGCGCTTGCTGAGACGCTCCTTGAGGACGATGCCTGCCAGCAGGATCGTCGTTGTCGGGTAGA
This Granulicella aggregans DNA region includes the following protein-coding sequences:
- a CDS encoding nuclear transport factor 2 family protein translates to MADTNTIIEQAYTAFNQRDIAGALALMTEDVSWPKASEGGKIFGKEEIRAYWTRQWAEFDPHVEPLAMIEEGGDRVRVQVHQLVKSLQGDVLAASEVLHLFTMKSGLIAAMNLGDEADQTAGPSVAFAHRS
- a CDS encoding S1/P1 nuclease codes for the protein MKQRILALIVIATLCAAQPAFAWFNGGHELAAYIAYQKLTPATRARVDALIKLNPMYGQWTVDVENSRKPLVAFMKAATWADCIKQASCAAGYTSDGGNTPPGNPTDDQNIGYADKLMHQYWHFVDTPYSAGAPGQPAKTPNALTEIEKLSAAIETDESDDIKSYDLVWLEHLVGDIHQPLHATSRFTVNHPQGDAGGNFIYFCAKPCSDELHAYWDGLFGDTPTIQQLSENATVLLGHPKPAGAESLDVASWVTGSFDFAKSAVYTTPISEDNDPTVKLSPRPDAHYRSEANRVANEQILRAGYRLANLLNTKLK
- a CDS encoding nitroreductase family protein, whose product is MENLEEIKRAPAELGIHDLIASRWSPRAFSDKPVSADDLTKIFAAASWAASSTNEQPWRFLIGRKGDETFAKILDSLVEFNQSWAKSAPVLVLSVGKLTFSPGPYGGGANVYALHDTGAASANMSLQAAALGLHTHGMGGFDREKARASFGIPEDFEIGAVWALGYLGEPGSLPEGLKARELAERTRKPVEEFVFREWEVAAEL
- a CDS encoding MFS transporter; its protein translation is MKKTVPGIFRSLKSFNFRLWTAGSLISNIGTWIQRVAQDWLVLTQLTHHDASALGIVMGLQFAPQLLFLPWTGSAADRLNQRKLLLLTQATMGVLALALGVLTIAGVVRLWHVYVFAFLSGSAAALDAPVRQTFVAEMVGDEDLPNAVALNSTSFNAAQMIGPAVAGLLIARVGIGWAFLLNGLSFAAVLLSMAFFRLSELRASARAHRSASGFREGLRYVWGKPDLRAILLMLLLIGTFGFNFPIFISTMAVNVFHSDAQGFGLLSSIMAVGTLSGALFAASQKRASPASLLAGAAVFALGCTFGAFSPGYWTFAAALALSGAAVLIFANGTNSIMQLATERSMRGRVMALRLGMGLGGMTIGAPILGWVANHFGPRWTLGIAALAGCIAALVGAYVLLRRKEPLAIQ
- a CDS encoding MarR family winged helix-turn-helix transcriptional regulator; the protein is MSLRKSSPQPKLAWTLASELRAIFRKLKQRVREQGGDNDLTPSQASVLLRLEQDGAATVSSLARVEGMRPQSMSAIVTPLQTSGLVRGTPDPSDGRQTLMSLTPKYLKWVEDRRAASQDWLTTTISRKLSIQEQKQLQAALQLLTRLVED
- a CDS encoding tautomerase family protein — encoded protein: MPFARIDLAQGKTPEYRATVADVVYEGIVGVLKAPDGDRFMVIGEHKPDNFVYDPNFLDIKRTPDLIIIQVTSTVGNTKEQKVAFFRQIADELNRRLNVRREDVFISLVFVDREDWSFGNGEPW
- a CDS encoding TetR/AcrR family transcriptional regulator → MTAARLVAQAHGYNGLNFRDLAEDVGIRAASIYHHFPSKASLAEAVAKRYWQDFAAVLEDLLAKSHDPIAALRRYPETFRWALENENRMCLSGFMAAEYDDLPETVRKEVQAFTDVNVAWLSKVLSAAKVVSGKKVESRARAIFAAVAGAQLLARSRADITVYDAVINSYRAAGLLPE
- a CDS encoding Sec-independent protein translocase subunit TatA/TatB yields the protein MGDLFQPTHLMVIGIVLLVLFGGKKLPELGKGLGEGLRGFKDGMKGVTEDPAKPGDTAHTVTPKAEESVK
- the glgC gene encoding glucose-1-phosphate adenylyltransferase yields the protein MRDTLGVLLAGGAGERLFPLTRDRAKPAVPFAGQYRIIDITLSNCINSDLRRVYILTQYKALSLNRHIREGWGPVVANELGEFIEILPPMQRVSKNWYTGTADAVYQNIYSIGAEQPKYVIILSGDHIYKMNYGLMLDQHRESGAAVTLATLPIRPEEVRQFGVVEVARNGEVTGFEEKPTETKMRSPFMPEMVDASMGIYIFNTDVLLPELIKDAEDPTSKHDFGHNILPNILGKYKMCAYNFVDENKQKALYWRDVGTLEAYYEANMDVATVSPTFNLYDKSWPMRTRSYQYPPAKFVFGEPGRTGMAINSIVCSGSIVSGAVVRNSVLSQDVRVNSYADVDSSVIFTHVNIGRHCRIRHAIIDRDVHIPDGTVIGYDPVEDKKNYFVSQNGLTVVTRDYSVYENPVSPDFLQPGGTW
- the gcvT gene encoding glycine cleavage system aminomethyltransferase GcvT; translation: MATLTAAPVLRKTALNATHRSCKAKMVDFGGWDMPVEYSGLTAEHLAVRTAVGLFDVSHMGDIQLRGPGSLAAVQQLCMNDASKLQIGQAHYSAMLYPNGTFVDDVIVHKLSDNDYLIVINAGTREKDIQWVRQTIGHMPSVHINDFSDYYTQLAIQGPRAAETLQKLTNTDLSTIKNYWFTWGQLTLKSGNLYNVMIARTGYTGEDGFEIYIPSDETTSERVWNEVLEAGAEFGILPCGLGARNTLRLEAGMALYGHEISDTINVFEANLGRYAKLDKPSFVGKDALLAIQEARGPERKLVGLEITGRGFGRDGYPVATPSGERIGEITSGGPSPFLKKAIAMAFVPLDYTAVDTELAVEIRGQLVPAKVVPLPFYKRPKKTT
- a CDS encoding mitochondrial ATPase complex subunit ATP10, with product MSGNPTLRPRKRFSAATATIAATVTLSASLSAATVPQGGDRIPAVHGTTFADVKVDLPQALHGKVGIFVIGFSQDSRDAVTTWGKKLAGDFYDSPNVAYYEMPVLASVPKLLRGFVEGRIKASVSDRGKPHFLPITDNESAWRSLVHYSNPDAPYILLVDERGDVRWQSQGPPTDAIYAALRHQVDELRPH